One Vicia villosa cultivar HV-30 ecotype Madison, WI unplaced genomic scaffold, Vvil1.0 ctg.002936F_1_1, whole genome shotgun sequence DNA window includes the following coding sequences:
- the LOC131640113 gene encoding cationic peroxidase 1-like: protein MADIKLRMCLLICLMSIISASSVIPSAITHVTSFIPDLSSQMSTTFYVNKCPGALLIIKEEITRAVLNDRRLGASLLRLHFHDCFVQGCDASILLKDTPNFKGEQNARPNANSLRGYEIIDKVKAILETRCPNVVSCADILAVAARDSVVALGGPIWPVRVGRKDSTTANLNAANSDLPSPFLDIKGLIDAFKKKGFSPEEMVALSGSHTIGQAKCALIRPRIYSESNVQSQYRSSLQKTCPKSGGDNNLSPLDATTPNFFDNAYYQNLLNQKGLLHSDQQLYKGGFGPLDYKVSAYASNPLLFRLDFANAMVKMGNLSPLTGNQGQIRKYCSIVNKVY, encoded by the exons ATGGCTGATATTAAACTTAGAATGTGTTTATTGATATGTCTTATGAGCATAATCTCAGCATCAAGTGTAATTCCTTCAGCAATTACTCATGTGACTTCTTTCATACCTGATCTTTCAAGTCAGATGAGCACAACTTTTTATGTTAACAAGTGTCCTGGTGCTCTGCTAATCATTAAGGAAGAAATAACCAGAGCGGTGTTGAATGATCGTCGATTGGGTGCATCCTTGCTCCGTCTTCATTTTCATGACTGCTTTGTTCAG GGGTGTGATGCATCAATATTGTTAAAGGACACACCAAATTTCAAGGGAGAGCAAAATGCCCGTCCCAATGCCAATTCTCTAAGGGGTTACGAAATCATAGACAAAGTAAAGGCTATATTGGAGACACGGTGCCCTAATGTTGTTTCATGTGCAGATATCTTAGCTGTTGCAGCAAGAGATTCGGTTGTGGCT CTTGGTGGACCTATTTGGCCGGTTCGTGTGGGAAGAAAAGATTCAACAACTGCGAATTTGAATGCTGCAAATTCAGATTTACCTTCTCCATTTCTTGATATTAAGGGTCTTATTGATGCTTTCAAGAAAAAGGGTTTCTCACCTGAGGAAATGGTTGCTTTATCAGGTTCTCACACAATAGGCCAAGCAAAATGCGCACTCATTCGACCAAGGATTTACAGCGAAAGCAATGTTCAATCTCAATACAGAAGTTCATTGCAAAAAACATGTCCCAAAAGTGGTGGTGACAACAACTTATCTCCTTTAGATGCCACAACTCCAAACTTTTTTGACAATGCTTATTACCAAAATCTATTGAACCAAAAGGGTCTTCTGCATTCTGATCAACAACTTTATAAGGGTGGTTTTGGTCCCCTTGATTACAAAGTGTCGGCTTACGCCAGTAATCCATTACTCTTCAGATTAGATTTCGCTAACGCGATGGTTAAGATGGGAAATCTCAGTCCTTTAACAGGAAATCAGGGCCAGATCAGAAAATATTGCAGCATAGTGAATAAAGTTTATTGA